A section of the Paenibacillus yonginensis genome encodes:
- a CDS encoding ADP-heptose synthase: MTRRFVIEAVMVAIYGELLAPSSPVEYIVPYNTIMELYEFRDSTEPLMNDPEDDRYVKDKINELIAYMEEPLNRKRLEKILVMPWGKTASILLDEHITWTVVNAVDNEQYGEYLDPIETEIILTAQKENAPILTDQFELIRRIIEAEVPVQVFDIQDFEFAMEDNVFS; this comes from the coding sequence ATGACACGCCGATTTGTCATTGAAGCTGTAATGGTCGCGATATACGGTGAACTTTTGGCACCTTCCAGCCCCGTAGAATATATTGTGCCTTACAACACGATCATGGAATTGTATGAATTCCGAGACAGCACCGAACCGCTCATGAATGATCCGGAAGACGACCGTTACGTGAAAGACAAGATCAATGAGCTGATCGCCTATATGGAAGAACCCTTGAACCGCAAAAGGCTGGAGAAGATCCTGGTCATGCCCTGGGGAAAAACCGCGTCCATCCTGCTCGATGAGCATATAACTTGGACGGTTGTTAATGCGGTGGACAACGAACAATACGGCGAATACCTCGACCCCATTGAAACGGAAATCATCCTGACGGCCCAAAAGGAGAACGCCCCGATTCTGACGGACCAGTTCGAGCTGATCCGCCGGATTATTGAAGCCGAAGTGCCTGTTCAGGTTTTTGATATTCAGGATTTCGAATTCGCCATGGAAGACAATGTCTTCAGCTAG
- a CDS encoding ABC transporter ATP-binding protein → MNPFKAYFVFVKPYWKWILLTLLIGLLKFGIPSLLPLLLKYVVDDLLMNAQLTPAERIRGLGMALGAAMFLFVVVRGPVEYLRQYFAQFITARILFDLRSRLYDHLQKLSLRYYQNTKVGEIISRFINDAEQTKNIVEVGMMNVWLDLFTLTFVLGFMLYLDPILTLVSISVLPLYALSVNLLYKRLKKLTKDRSAALAGIQAYLHERMQGITVIRSFALERHEDQRFRGINGRYLDKALNQSRWNAWTFAITNTLTDIAPLLVIGYGGYHVIQGGLTLGTFVAFFGYLDRLYAPLRRLINSSTVLTQASASWERVKELLDQPYDMVDAKEAKRLPDGQTSLVFDKVWFKYQPDQDWVLRDITLEIKPGQTVAFVGMSGGGKSSLVGLIPRFYDVQEGAIYVGGTDVKQLTMHSLRSRIGMVLQENFLFSGSVKDNILLGRPGAGEEEIVDAAKAANAHDFIMQLPAGYDTEVGERGVKLSGGQKQRIAIARVFLKNPSVLILDEATSALDLESENLIQQSLQSLSESRTTLIVAHRLSTITHADRIYVMNHGEIAESGTHAELMEQGGIYSRLYNIQHLNLNEQESSLQLASTANEQS, encoded by the coding sequence TTGAATCCGTTTAAAGCTTATTTTGTTTTTGTAAAACCTTATTGGAAATGGATATTACTTACGCTGCTGATCGGACTGCTGAAATTTGGGATTCCGTCGCTGCTGCCTCTATTATTAAAATATGTGGTCGATGATCTGCTCATGAATGCGCAGCTGACGCCGGCGGAAAGGATTCGCGGGCTGGGAATGGCGCTGGGCGCGGCGATGTTCCTGTTTGTTGTGGTCAGGGGGCCGGTCGAATACCTGCGCCAATATTTTGCCCAGTTTATAACCGCCAGGATCTTGTTTGATCTGCGCAGCCGGCTTTATGATCACCTGCAGAAGCTGTCGCTCCGTTATTACCAGAATACGAAGGTTGGTGAAATCATTTCGCGGTTCATCAACGATGCCGAGCAGACCAAAAACATCGTTGAAGTCGGCATGATGAACGTGTGGCTGGATTTGTTCACCTTGACTTTTGTGCTTGGTTTTATGCTTTATCTGGACCCAATCCTGACGCTCGTTTCGATTTCGGTCCTGCCGCTGTATGCCCTATCCGTAAATCTGCTCTATAAACGGCTGAAAAAGCTTACCAAAGACCGCTCCGCTGCGCTTGCGGGCATCCAGGCTTATCTGCACGAGCGGATGCAGGGCATCACCGTGATCCGCAGCTTTGCACTGGAACGTCATGAAGACCAGCGGTTCCGCGGCATCAACGGACGTTATCTGGACAAGGCGCTCAATCAAAGCCGCTGGAATGCCTGGACATTTGCGATTACCAATACGCTGACCGATATTGCCCCGCTGCTCGTCATCGGGTATGGCGGCTACCATGTTATTCAAGGCGGGCTGACGCTGGGCACGTTTGTGGCATTTTTTGGTTATCTCGACCGTTTGTACGCGCCGCTTAGACGTCTGATCAACTCTTCAACCGTGCTGACCCAAGCCTCGGCGTCCTGGGAACGGGTTAAAGAGCTGCTGGATCAACCGTATGATATGGTGGATGCCAAGGAAGCCAAGAGGCTTCCGGACGGGCAGACGAGCCTTGTCTTTGACAAGGTCTGGTTTAAATATCAGCCGGATCAGGATTGGGTGCTGAGGGATATTACCTTGGAGATTAAACCTGGGCAGACCGTCGCTTTCGTCGGGATGAGCGGGGGCGGCAAATCGTCTCTGGTCGGCCTAATTCCAAGGTTTTATGATGTTCAGGAAGGGGCGATTTATGTTGGCGGAACCGACGTAAAGCAGCTGACCATGCACAGCCTGCGCAGCCGGATCGGCATGGTGCTGCAGGAGAATTTCCTGTTCAGTGGTTCGGTCAAGGACAATATTTTGCTTGGCAGGCCGGGGGCCGGCGAAGAGGAAATCGTGGATGCAGCGAAGGCGGCTAACGCACATGATTTCATCATGCAGCTGCCAGCCGGTTATGACACGGAGGTCGGAGAGCGGGGCGTGAAGCTTTCGGGCGGTCAGAAGCAGCGGATTGCGATAGCCCGGGTATTCCTAAAGAACCCGTCGGTGCTGATTCTGGACGAAGCAACTTCGGCGCTGGATCTGGAGTCCGAGAATCTTATCCAGCAGTCGCTGCAGAGCTTGTCCGAGAGCCGGACTACGCTGATCGTGGCTCACCGGCTGTCCACGATCACGCATGCGGACCGGATTTATGTGATGAACCATGGCGAGATTGCCGAAAGCGGCACCCATGCCGAGCTGATGGAGCAGGGCGGCATTTATAGCCGGCTTTATAATATCCAGCATTTGAATCTGAATGAACAAGAGAGCAGCCTGCAGCTGGCTTCCACAGCAAATGAACAAAGCTAG
- a CDS encoding DUF441 domain-containing protein, with product MAQIDVTALLLLALAALGIFSSNMPITVAVLVLLFLRVTKLQSAFPFLEKYGLTIGILILTIGVMTPLASGKIPLDAVWQSFLNWKSLLAIAVGMLVAYLGGRGASLMAGQPILVTGLLIGTVLGVAFFKGVPVGPLIAAGILSLLIGRG from the coding sequence ATGGCGCAAATTGACGTCACGGCCCTGCTGCTGCTGGCTCTGGCCGCACTCGGCATCTTCAGCAGCAACATGCCGATTACGGTAGCGGTGCTGGTGCTGCTGTTTCTGCGGGTCACCAAACTTCAGTCCGCATTCCCGTTTCTGGAGAAATACGGCCTGACCATCGGCATTCTGATCCTTACGATCGGTGTCATGACCCCGCTGGCCAGCGGCAAAATTCCGCTTGATGCGGTCTGGCAGTCCTTCCTGAACTGGAAGTCGCTGCTGGCCATTGCTGTCGGCATGCTCGTCGCTTATCTGGGCGGCCGCGGCGCCAGCCTGATGGCCGGCCAGCCGATCCTTGTGACGGGCCTGCTGATCGGTACTGTGCTGGGGGTTGCTTTCTTCAAAGGGGTACCTGTCGGTCCGCTGATCGCCGCCGGTATTCTGTCCCTTTTGATCGGACGGGGATGA
- a CDS encoding YpdA family putative bacillithiol disulfide reductase, whose product MEDVIIIGAGPCGLSAAIECQKQGLSALIVEKHNIVHSIFLYPVNMQFFSTAELLEIGDIPFPCSNEKPYRHEALVYYRKVADHYGLRIATYEEAESIAREQDGTFTIKTRRRFGESRVLKARNVVVSSGYFDHPNMLGIPGENSDKVTHYFREAHPYAGMKVAVIGGSNSAVDAAMELERVGADVTVIYRGDDLSGNIKPWVRPLFDGLVNKGKIRTITRSRVVEIQADHVVVESLENGSHEQLANDFVVAMTGFRPDRGLLSASGIEMSEDQDKPVFDPATMESNVPGLYVAGVVASGRNANEVFIETGRGHGKLIAAHIAARRAEAVRIRNTAEAPYGAN is encoded by the coding sequence ATGGAAGACGTAATTATTATCGGAGCGGGGCCCTGCGGTCTGTCTGCGGCTATTGAGTGCCAGAAGCAGGGGCTGTCGGCTCTTATTGTAGAGAAACACAACATTGTTCATTCCATTTTCTTATATCCGGTTAACATGCAGTTCTTCAGCACAGCCGAGCTGCTGGAGATTGGCGATATTCCGTTCCCTTGCTCCAATGAGAAGCCGTATCGCCACGAAGCGCTTGTTTATTACCGCAAGGTTGCGGATCATTATGGACTGCGCATTGCTACATATGAAGAAGCCGAATCCATTGCCAGGGAACAGGACGGCACCTTCACGATCAAAACCCGGCGGCGATTTGGCGAAAGCCGCGTTCTGAAAGCCCGGAACGTGGTTGTCTCCTCCGGCTATTTCGATCATCCGAATATGCTGGGAATCCCCGGGGAAAACAGCGACAAGGTGACCCATTATTTCCGGGAGGCCCATCCTTATGCAGGCATGAAGGTCGCCGTCATCGGCGGCAGCAATTCAGCGGTGGATGCTGCCATGGAACTGGAGCGGGTTGGCGCGGACGTTACCGTCATTTACCGGGGCGACGATTTGTCCGGCAACATCAAGCCGTGGGTCCGACCTTTGTTCGACGGGCTGGTGAATAAGGGCAAAATCCGCACAATCACCCGGTCCCGCGTAGTAGAGATTCAGGCTGACCACGTTGTCGTAGAATCGCTGGAGAATGGAAGCCACGAGCAACTAGCCAATGACTTTGTCGTAGCGATGACCGGCTTCCGTCCCGACCGCGGCCTGCTGTCCGCCTCGGGCATCGAGATGTCCGAAGATCAGGATAAGCCGGTCTTTGATCCGGCCACCATGGAGAGCAATGTGCCCGGCCTGTATGTGGCGGGCGTTGTCGCTTCCGGACGGAATGCCAATGAAGTTTTCATTGAAACCGGCCGCGGACACGGCAAGCTGATCGCTGCCCATATTGCCGCCCGGCGTGCGGAAGCGGTCCGCATCCGCAATACGGCGGAGGCTCCTTATGGCGCAAATTGA
- a CDS encoding metalloregulator ArsR/SmtB family transcription factor, producing the protein MQLEKIVAYHKAMGDPTRIRMLMLLAEQERSGQELAELLHLSQPTITHHAAKLREAALIKERRDRNTVYFQVNPYFIEQGAAASVANILNRTGGGQAMEDTTQQSDQETLKQSVLRNFFAKDGRLKQIPAQLKKKVIVLEHLAEQLTPGRKYEEKEINEFIKQYHEDFATLRREFIMHQFMYREEGVYELNPKTMWTSWQQLR; encoded by the coding sequence ATGCAGCTTGAGAAGATAGTAGCTTACCATAAAGCGATGGGTGATCCGACGCGGATTCGGATGCTGATGCTGCTGGCCGAGCAGGAGCGGAGCGGGCAGGAGCTTGCCGAGCTGCTTCATCTGTCACAGCCCACGATCACTCACCATGCGGCTAAACTGCGCGAAGCGGCGCTGATCAAGGAACGCAGGGACAGAAATACGGTTTATTTCCAGGTGAACCCTTATTTCATAGAGCAGGGAGCTGCGGCGTCAGTGGCCAATATTTTAAATCGAACAGGAGGAGGGCAAGCCATGGAAGATACAACACAGCAATCGGATCAGGAGACACTCAAACAGTCGGTTTTGCGCAATTTTTTCGCCAAAGACGGCCGTTTGAAGCAGATTCCGGCTCAGCTTAAGAAGAAGGTTATTGTACTGGAACATTTGGCTGAGCAGCTTACGCCGGGACGCAAATACGAAGAGAAAGAAATCAACGAATTTATCAAGCAGTACCATGAGGATTTCGCAACGCTGCGCAGAGAATTCATTATGCATCAGTTCATGTACCGGGAGGAGGGGGTCTATGAACTGAACCCAAAAACGATGTGGACCTCCTGGCAGCAGCTCCGCTAG
- a CDS encoding DUF3939 domain-containing protein, protein MLFWKKTKKAAEPVEVTLEQVRRAVLQYEDDTPETINRLTLVQPDGSLDTNRLARYLGGPSKHKFYLSRETFEIFEEAERHIPYYLDLVQMAVDDYVNETGKLPLVKGSMEGEVDYRALMQDHYLKELPPLPLYLTDQELMLSRHPVSIE, encoded by the coding sequence ATGCTGTTTTGGAAGAAGACTAAGAAAGCTGCGGAACCGGTTGAAGTAACGCTGGAGCAGGTCCGCAGAGCCGTTCTGCAGTACGAGGATGACACACCGGAGACGATCAACCGGCTGACGCTGGTTCAGCCCGACGGCAGTCTCGATACGAACCGGCTGGCTCGTTATTTGGGCGGTCCAAGCAAACACAAATTTTATTTATCCCGTGAAACATTTGAAATATTTGAAGAAGCCGAACGCCACATTCCTTATTATCTGGACCTGGTGCAGATGGCGGTGGACGATTACGTAAACGAAACCGGTAAACTTCCGCTGGTGAAAGGCTCCATGGAAGGAGAAGTCGATTACCGGGCGCTGATGCAGGATCATTATCTAAAAGAGCTGCCGCCGCTGCCGCTCTATTTAACGGATCAAGAGCTGATGCTCAGCCGGCATCCGGTTTCAATCGAATAA
- a CDS encoding MFS transporter, which yields MNLPWKKNLYVLWCGVFCTSTAYSMVIPFLTLFINKDLGVESNVSFWSGLLFGVTFLASALIAPFWGSLADKYGRKPMLLRSGFSLCAVYLLMAVVQNPYELLVVRILSGLLAGYVPSAIALVGTNTPEKHVGYALGIMATAGASGSIVGPLLGGVLSKFIGYRECFLVAAFVVLLSAIIAWIGAKEENFDRNRTRSHVRDDLKEASANRPLMRQLGVVLIVTASVMVLEPLLTLYVLELGSSHDNASLSSGVIFSAVGVATVVAAPIWGKIGQKIGYERTLMIGLLGGGLGNVLQLLFHNLVGFGILRFVYGLFFAAVYPGLNALIVKATTPEFRGRAFSLNQSSSQLGNMVGPIAGGTLGAYIPIPIVFLLNGVLLTATAGTLKLKQLKGRRTKDEAADI from the coding sequence ATGAATTTGCCCTGGAAAAAGAACCTCTATGTGCTTTGGTGCGGCGTCTTCTGCACAAGTACGGCTTATTCAATGGTCATCCCTTTTCTGACGTTGTTTATCAATAAGGATTTGGGGGTAGAATCGAATGTGTCATTTTGGTCGGGCCTGCTATTTGGCGTAACCTTTTTGGCAAGTGCGCTGATCGCGCCCTTTTGGGGTTCGCTCGCTGACAAATACGGCCGCAAACCGATGCTGCTGCGTTCGGGTTTCAGCTTGTGTGCGGTTTATCTGCTGATGGCGGTCGTCCAGAATCCTTATGAGCTGCTGGTCGTCCGCATTTTGTCGGGTTTGCTTGCCGGTTACGTTCCCTCGGCCATTGCTCTGGTGGGAACCAACACGCCGGAGAAGCATGTCGGCTACGCACTCGGCATTATGGCAACGGCCGGGGCGTCGGGCAGCATTGTAGGCCCGCTGCTGGGCGGTGTGCTGAGCAAATTTATCGGCTACAGGGAATGTTTCCTGGTTGCCGCATTTGTGGTACTCCTGTCTGCAATCATTGCCTGGATCGGAGCGAAGGAAGAGAACTTCGACCGCAATCGGACACGGTCGCATGTGAGGGATGATTTGAAGGAGGCTTCCGCTAACCGTCCATTGATGCGCCAGCTTGGTGTAGTCTTGATTGTAACGGCTTCGGTCATGGTGCTTGAGCCGCTGCTGACGCTTTATGTGCTGGAGCTTGGCTCCTCGCATGACAATGCTTCGTTAAGCTCCGGCGTGATTTTCTCTGCAGTGGGCGTAGCCACGGTGGTTGCCGCTCCGATCTGGGGGAAAATCGGCCAGAAGATCGGTTACGAACGGACCTTGATGATCGGCCTTCTTGGCGGCGGCCTGGGCAATGTGCTGCAGCTGCTGTTCCACAATCTGGTCGGCTTCGGCATTTTGCGGTTTGTTTACGGGCTTTTCTTTGCCGCGGTATATCCGGGTCTGAATGCTTTGATCGTCAAGGCGACAACACCGGAATTTCGCGGACGCGCCTTTAGCCTGAATCAGTCGTCCAGCCAGCTGGGCAATATGGTCGGTCCGATTGCGGGCGGCACGTTAGGGGCTTATATCCCGATTCCGATAGTTTTCCTGCTCAACGGGGTGCTGCTTACGGCAACGGCCGGTACGCTAAAGCTAAAGCAGCTTAAAGGGCGCAGAACCAAAGATGAGGCGGCGGACATTTAA
- a CDS encoding GxGYxYP domain-containing protein produces MIDETGDIRLLLSTLQGIVNRAEPRIYLLENEEEGKTTWLNDLHVPYVLHKDPWQLVKKYKNEVKGLIIYDPQVPDSINVATTLAGLKDAVVAGPELAAKLQAAPYKLKVLEDLRGKFKDRLDAYTWQYEHLWNQTTHRMLVGLSPDTSIKIPPGLPESFETIAQETEQIRDASNKASYDLDLTRFLGNDSVYLRFDDAFTQDGWGSAVHEITVKADGKIIAQFVPGTPEEEPFLYDRQGSQISAGDGGHRFADGGNYFVYRFTPPAGTQELTASVVMWNQYKVSAGNVQPLSSEQKEPYGYLRDYAVANKAMVFWLEVNDPKQKALFEKILSSVKPGTPYLGWFSNDTAGEFNSVEVTSNHGVYVLAADWFSNMTVFSGTQIQPTRPQTPANPKLDNKIYVTYTFSEGDNFQYNQHRMRILWDDPARGQVPINWTSSPLLYDAAPAILNYYQKTATANDFMMAGPSGAGYFYPSAWPQASFDDFLKQSYKYLQKSGMNLTYVLNRINGENVPLGSSYAKDYEQYYKAPGLFLSWEDRYGVDILNQSLPVSTIQGISTVQDGLRILEQAKAGWDGKSPLFVSLGLLAWSLTPSDVAAMTKELGPEFEIVRGDQYFSLIREANGLPVKP; encoded by the coding sequence GTGATCGATGAAACCGGCGATATCCGGCTGCTGCTGAGTACCTTGCAGGGCATCGTAAACCGTGCGGAACCTCGGATTTATTTGCTGGAGAACGAAGAAGAGGGCAAAACAACCTGGCTGAACGATCTCCACGTTCCTTATGTTCTGCACAAGGATCCATGGCAGCTTGTTAAGAAATACAAAAACGAAGTCAAAGGCCTGATTATTTATGATCCGCAGGTTCCGGACTCCATCAACGTGGCGACAACCCTGGCAGGGCTGAAAGACGCTGTCGTCGCCGGACCTGAACTGGCTGCCAAGCTGCAAGCCGCTCCCTATAAGCTGAAGGTGCTTGAAGATTTACGCGGCAAATTCAAGGACCGGCTGGACGCTTACACCTGGCAATACGAACATCTGTGGAACCAGACAACCCATCGGATGCTGGTCGGCTTAAGCCCCGACACCTCCATCAAAATTCCGCCGGGCCTGCCCGAATCGTTTGAGACAATCGCCCAGGAAACGGAGCAAATCCGCGATGCCAGCAACAAGGCTTCCTATGATCTGGATCTGACCCGCTTCTTAGGTAATGATTCCGTATATCTGCGTTTTGACGATGCCTTTACGCAGGATGGCTGGGGATCGGCCGTACATGAGATTACCGTCAAAGCGGACGGCAAGATCATTGCTCAATTTGTTCCGGGCACGCCGGAAGAAGAACCCTTCCTGTACGACCGTCAAGGCTCGCAGATTTCCGCCGGGGATGGCGGGCACCGTTTTGCCGATGGCGGAAATTATTTTGTTTACCGGTTCACACCTCCGGCTGGAACTCAGGAGCTGACGGCTTCCGTTGTTATGTGGAACCAATATAAAGTGTCCGCCGGCAACGTTCAGCCGCTCTCCTCCGAACAGAAGGAGCCTTACGGCTACCTGCGCGACTACGCGGTTGCCAACAAAGCGATGGTATTCTGGCTGGAAGTGAACGATCCGAAGCAGAAAGCTTTGTTTGAAAAAATCCTTTCCAGCGTTAAACCGGGCACACCTTATCTCGGCTGGTTCAGCAATGATACAGCCGGCGAGTTCAACTCTGTGGAGGTGACCTCCAATCACGGCGTTTATGTGCTGGCCGCCGACTGGTTCTCCAACATGACCGTCTTCTCCGGCACCCAAATACAGCCAACCCGTCCGCAAACGCCAGCCAACCCTAAATTGGACAATAAAATCTATGTGACCTACACGTTCAGCGAAGGCGACAATTTCCAATACAATCAGCATCGCATGCGTATTTTATGGGACGATCCGGCCCGCGGCCAGGTTCCGATCAACTGGACCTCTAGCCCGCTGCTGTATGACGCGGCTCCAGCCATTCTCAACTATTACCAGAAGACGGCTACCGCGAACGATTTCATGATGGCTGGACCTTCCGGAGCAGGATATTTTTATCCGTCAGCCTGGCCTCAAGCGAGCTTTGATGATTTTCTGAAGCAATCCTACAAATATCTGCAGAAATCCGGTATGAATCTCACGTATGTGCTTAACCGGATCAACGGGGAGAACGTGCCGCTAGGCTCCTCCTACGCCAAGGACTATGAGCAGTATTACAAGGCGCCAGGACTGTTCCTGAGCTGGGAAGATCGCTATGGAGTTGATATTCTGAATCAGTCCCTGCCGGTATCAACCATTCAGGGCATCAGCACCGTTCAGGATGGCCTCCGCATTCTGGAGCAAGCCAAAGCCGGCTGGGATGGCAAATCCCCATTGTTCGTCTCGCTCGGACTGCTGGCCTGGAGCCTGACACCATCGGATGTCGCCGCCATGACTAAAGAGCTGGGACCGGAATTCGAAATTGTAAGGGGCGATCAATATTTCTCCCTCATTCGCGAAGCGAACGGACTTCCTGTCAAGCCTTAA